The sequence CCTTGTTACCAGTGGATTTCTAGCCGCTAACTCGCTATCCCCAAAAGGCGCACCGGGGGTTGTTGCACCCTTACGTACCGTGTGGCGGCGTTATATCCGGTTGGTGCCGCCCTTTCTGGTCGCGACCGGACTCGCAGTTGGCGCTTCCGCCCTGGCCGGTATGTGGATGACACATTCGTCCATTTCGGCGATGCCGACCTTGCCGCAACTCGCAGCGCATGCGCTATTGCTGCATACCGTATTGGGTTATGAATCGGTATCGGCAGGCGCGTGGTATGTTGCAATTGATTTTCAGCTGTATGCGTTGCTGACGTTGTTGTTGTGGTTTTCGGGCAAGCTGGCTGCGCAACGCAATTTGCCGTGGCTGGTGCCGGGGATTATTATTAGCGGCGTTTGCGTATCACTTTTATACTTCAATCGCGATGCCCGCTGGGACGCCTGGGCGGTCTATTTTTTTGGAAGTTACGGTTTAGGTATCATTGCGTGGTGGGCGCGTGATCCAGCGCGGCCACGTACGGCTGTGTCGCTCCTGCTGCTAGCGATCCTGGTGCCCGCAACAGGTGCATTGCTATTGGATTTTCGTAGCCGGATCGCTGTTGCCCTGATCATCGCCTGTGCTTTGGTCTTAATCAGCAGATGCAGCACCCGACTTCTCCAACGCAGCACTGGCCAGCGACAATCACGCTACGGATGGTCCATGTTTCATGGGTGGGGAAATATCTCCTATGGAATATTTCTGGTGCATTTTCCGGTTTGTCTGGTTGTGAATGCAATTTTCACGCGCTTTGTGACGACCAGCCCGCTATTGCAGGCGGCGGGTATGTTGGTTGCGTGGATGGCAAGTATTGTGGCAGGCGCTGCATTCTACCGCTGGGTGCAATGCCCGCTAGCACGTCTCTCATGGGGCTTGTTGCGACGTTCGCCGGTCGAACCGAATGCAGAACAGTTTTTGCAGCGGACGCTTTCAACGTTAAAATAGCGGCATGGCGACACAACATACAGCATCCGAATATAAGCAATCCGTTAAAACCATCAAGGCGCGATTTGTCGCGATCTCCTGGCGCGATCTTGCGATCAGTTTCGGTCCGATCGTTTTGCTGGGGCTCGTGGGGATCTGGTTGGCGATCTGGCTAATCAATCCGGCACCGCCTAAATCGATCACGATCACGACCGGACCTGAACACAGCACCTTTTGGAATGATGCTCAAAAATACCGCAAGATATTAGCGCGTAATGGTATTCAATTGAAGATAGTGACCTCCGAAGGATCGCTGGATAATCTCAAAAAACTTAACGATCCGACCACCGGTGTAGATATTGGGTTTGTCCAGGGCGGTTTGGGGGAGAACATGTCCACCGATAATCTGATGTCATTGGGAAGTGTTGCGTATGTGCCTGTTTCGGTGTTTTATCGCGGCGACAAGACAATTGACCGGCTCTCCGAACTAAAAGGCCAACGTGTGGCGATCGGCCTGCAAGGAAGTGGATCGCGGGTGTTGGCCCTGACGCTTTTGAAGGCGAACGGTATTGTGGCCGGAGGCAAGACCACGCTACTCGATATGGGCGGTGACGAGGCTGCCAAAGCGCTCACGGATGGCAATATCGACGCTGCATTTCTGATGGGCGATTCCGCCGCGCCGCCAACGATGGGAAAGCTATTACGCACCCCTGGTATCCATCTGGTGGATTTCGCACAAGCCGGTGCCTATGCCCGCCGCTTCACCTATTTGAACGAATTAAAGATTCCGAAGGGCGTATTTGATTTGGGCCGAAATATTCCGAGCCACGACATTCAGCTCATCGCGCCGACTGCCGAGTTGATTGCGCGCGATGGTTTGCATCCCGCCTTATCGGACCTGCTCATTGACGCTTTAAAGGAAGTGCATAGCGGCGCAAACGTATTACAGCGCGCCAATGAATTTCCTGCGCCGTTGGTACACGAGTTTCGTATCAGCGATGACGCTACCCGTTACTATAAGTCGGGCAAAGGGTTTTTCTATCGGACGTTGCCATTTTGGCTGGCCAGTCTGGTTGATCGCACGGTGGTGATATTGCTGCCCCTGATTCTTCTATTGATTCCTGCCTTCCGGCTGGTTCCGATGCTCTATGGCTGGCGCATAAAATCACGCATTTATCGGTGGTACGGATCGTTGATTGCGCTGGAGCGCGGAGCCATAGCGGAAACACCGGAAGAGCGTGCCGAGATGCTGCGACGGATCGATCAGATTGAAGAATCCGTCAATCGCATGAAAATGCCGCTGGCTTTTGCCGATCAATTTTACGTATTGCGAGAACACATTGGTTTCGTTCGCGCCAGACTTGCCAACAGCCATGGAGGGGCGATGGAATAAGCAAGCGGTCTATCCATAAGTCCGTATTCCTGAGGGCTGGCAATTCAGGTAGTCCCAGCTAACTAATCGACATCGACATCGACAGCCTGAATAGCGGTTTCGTCTGCTGCTTCCTTCAAAATCCATTTGTAGAATAACTGCATCGCTGGCGACATGGATCTTGATTTCAGCCAGGTCAGCCAATAACTGCCCGCTTTAATCTCAATATCAAACGGGCAAACCAGCAATCCAGCCTGAAGTTCGCGAACAAACATGCGCCGCGGGGCCAAAGCGACTCCCGCGCTCTGCATCGCGGCTTCGACCATCAACCGCGACGAGTCAAAAATCGGACCGTTGATCATCCATGGCGCAAGCTCGGCGGCTTCAAACCAGCTGTTCCATTCCTCCACGCGATAAGAACGCAAGAGCGTCTCCCTCGACAGATCAGGCGGCGCAAGCAGCCGCTGCGCAACGTCGGGCGCGCACAACGCTGCCAGCGGAGCTTCGAGCAGCAATACATCGTTGGTCGCAGGCCAGCCGCCCTCACCGAACCGGATTGCACAGTCCAGTCCTTCCGCCGCCAAGTCAACCAGATTGTTGTTGGTCAGCAGTCTTAGCGCAACGAAGGGATGCGCCTCCCGAAATAATTTGAGCCGGGGCATCAGCCAGCCGACCGCGAATGTACCGACCACCCCGACCGTCAGCACTTCATGAAAATGGCCCCCTTCGAACTGCTTCAAAACAGCCTCAATGCGACCGAACGCATCGGTTAGCACAGGCAGAAGTGCGCGGCCTTCGTCGGTCATTCCCAGTCCACGCGGCAGGCGTTTGAAGAGAGTCGTTCCCAGCCGCTCTTCAAGCATTCTGACCTGCTGACTAACGGCTGCCTGGGTCACGTTCAGTTCGAGCGCGGCCCGCGTGAAATTCAGGTGCCGCGCCGAGGCCTCGAATGCGCGCAGTGCATTAAGTGGAAGAGAAGATCGCATGAGGAGATAGGCATAAGATTTTCTTTACTCTAGACGAAATTCTTCTCGCTTGTCAACAATCGGCGAAGGGAGGATATTGTCTCGGGTGCAACGCTGCGTGCATACAACATGCGTGCACGCAGTGTCAGCGAGTGTTTGAACGCTGGGTACGATTACCAATCTTTTATTAAGTTTTTTACAGGAAGCGTTATCAACCATGGGTCAACACATCATAAGCCGGATGAAAATCCTATCTCTGTTATCGTTATTTTTTATCACGAGTGGCGCAACGGCTGATAACGTTGACCAGTCCAGTATTAAAGCCGCTGTGGATCAAGCGATCCAGCCCTTGATAAAGCAATATACCATTCCAGGCATGGCGATTGCCGTGACTGTTGATGGCAAAAGTTACTTCTACAACTACGGTGTAGCGTCAAAGGAAACCCAGCAGCGCATTACCAACAAAACGTTATTTGAGATCGGGTCGTTCAGCAAAACGTTGACGGCGACGCTGGTTTCTTATGCTCAGGTTAATGGCAATCTTTCATTATCAGATAGTGCCAGTAAATATTTTCCTTCGTTGCGCGGCAGTAGTTTTGACGACATCAGTCTGTTAGATTTGGGAACGCATACTGCCGGTGGGCTCCCGTTGCAGGTGCCAGACAATATTACCGACACTGATCAGTTGATGAATTATTTTAAACAATGGAAGCCTGTGCACGCCGCCGGGACTTACAGAAAATACTCAAACCTGAGTATTGGCATGCTTGGTATGATTGCAGCAAAAAGCATGAATATGTCCTTCGAAGACGCGCTTCAGAAGACGCTGTTTCCGCAGCTTGGAATGCGGCATAGTTACATCACTGTTCCAAGAGATCAGATGCAGGATTATGCGCAAGGCTACACCGCAAAGGATGTGCCAGTCAGAGTTACCCCCGCCGTGCTGGCATCCGAAGCCTACGGAGTGAAGTCCGATACCACGGACCTGATCCGATTTATTAATGCCAACATGCAGATGGTTCAGCTTGATGGCAAGCTGCAACGCGCAATCACTGATACCCATACCGGCTATTTCAAGACAGGCGAATTTACCCAGGATTTAATATGGGAACAATATACATACCCGGTTGGGTTGAAACGGCTGTTAGCTGGTAACGCCGCGACTTTCGTTTATGACGGATCGCAAGCGACCAGATTAAACCCGCCGTTGCAGCCGCAAAAAGAGGTACTGATCAACAAGACAGGTTCAACCAATGGCTTTTCAGCCTATGCCGCCTTTGTTCCTGCTAAAAAAATCGGCATTGTAATCCTTGCAAACAAAGCCTATCCGGTTGAGCAACGCGTGACCGCCGCTTATCAGATTTTGGAGCAACTGAGCATTCCTGCAGGATCAAAAAAATAGCGGGATATTAACTTTAGACTAGCCTGACGCAACGAAACAGACAGCTTCAACAAAAAAGCACGCTACGGAATGGTTGATATTCCAAAGCGTGCTTTATTGTGCAGAAGGATGCTTGCCGGTCAATGTCAAACCAGTGTTGGCACGGTTGTGGAGATCAGAATTAAGACCCCCTGCATTGGGTCGGACTGCCGCTTGCCAATGTCCCTACGTTGGCGACTATACCGTTGACGGTATCTGCTACCGCACGTTGAACCCCTGCCACCAGCGCATCCATTCCGGCACTGACCGGTTCGGTTACAGCCAGCTGACAAGAGGCACTGGAACCGTTATCCGAGCGCGTAATCGTCCAGCCGAATAATGCTTGAACCTTGTCCCCCGGCGCCGCATCGAATTCTCGCAAATCGACTGCAATTCGGTAACTTGGCGAGTCTGATGGGTGCCCCCCACGAGTCACATCAACTGCACCCAATTTGTCGGCGAGGCCGCTGGCGAGTGCATCGTGCAATTCATAATTAAACGACGAGGACCAACGATCCTGTTCGAGGATATCGACGCGTGTGTTCTGTGCTCGTACGACTAATTGCGGTCGCGCCAGACGTTCTGGAACGCCGACGGGGGGCACTTCAATGTAGATATTCTGGGCCGTGCCTGATTTGGAGGTCCCGGTAGCGGATGGCACCGCCAGAGTATAAAACCTGGTCGGGGTAACCGAGCAGCCTGCCAAAACGGTGACCGCTGCTATCGCAGAGACGCTACATAGCACAAACTGCCGGTAGGATGCATGCGCGCGGGATTGGGTGATCGTCGGGGGAAATGTCATTTTTTGTCCTCTTGCTTGCCACGGATCAATGATTCAGGATGGCGTTCCAGATAATCGGTGAGCACCCGCAATGAAGCCGCCGAGCGCGATAATTCTTGCAAGGTCTGGCGGATGTCCTGCTGTAAGGGTGCATCTGACGATAGCGTTTGCTGAGCGGCAGACAAAGTTTTGCGCAAGTCTTTCATCGCAGCAGACACGTCTGGGGCAATATCAGTGTTCAGGGTGTTGGTTAGCTTCTCCGTATTGGTGAGAGTGCGATTAAGCGTACCCAACGTTTTCTGCAGATCGCCACCGATTTGGTCGAAAGGCACTTTGCTCAATTTGCGAGCGATGTCGGCAATTTGAGACTGAATTTCGTCCAGACTATTTGGAATAGTCGGTAACTCTAACGGGTTTTTGGTAACGTCTATGTTTACTGGTGGCGCTTTCGGGAAAAAATCGAGGGCGACGTAAATCTGCCCCGTGAGCAGATTCCCTGTGCGTAACTGGGCGCGCAGCCCGTGACTGATCATATATTGCAGCCGTTGTTGCTGGGTATAAGGAGATTCCTTTTCGTCTTCGATCATCCGACGTCCAAGTCGTTCAGGATAGATCTGGATCAGGACCGGCATCAAAAATTCACGTTTTTTGTCGTCGTATTCGACCCCGATGGACTTCACTTCGCCCAACTCGACGCCGCGGAAATCAACCGTCGCACCTGGCGACAGTCCGCGTAGCGATTGATTAAAGTGCAGTAAAACTGTTTGAGGTGGACCATCAGGCGGTTTCATAGCAGTGCTTTCGTCTTCTGCTAAGGAAAATGCGGTGTTTTCTTTCGCCGCAGTACCGATGTCGTCGTCGGGCGACTGCATGGCGATCCCACCCAGCACGACGGTAGCCAATGATTCTGTGCGTAGTTTAAAGCCGCTGGAATTGATCTGCATATCGAAACCGCTGGCATGCCAGAAGCGTGTATTTGCGCCGACAAACTTCTGATAGGGAGCATTGATAAAAATACGTAAAGTCACGCCTTTGCCATCGTTATCCAGATCGAAAGCGGCTACCTGGCCAACTTTAATCCGGCGATAGTAAATGGGTGATCCAATATCCAGCGACCCGATATCACCGGCGTGCAGCAAATACCGCAAGCCTGCGGAGTCGCGAGTGACGATCGGCTGGACTTCGAGTCCGGTAAATTCGTCTTTGGTCTCTTTGGAGTTGCCTGCATCAGCACCGATATACGCGCCAGAGAGCAGGGTGCCAAGACCAGAAATGCCGGACGCCGCGACCCGCGGGCGGACTACCCAAAAGCGGGCATCCATGGCGGTAAAGCTTTTGGCTTCTTTTAATAATTGTATGGTCGCAATAATGTGAGAGTGGTCTCTGCTGAGGGTAATTTTTTCAACGGTACCGATATCGACATCTTTATATTTGACTTTGGTTTTGCCCGCTTCCAGACCCTCTGCTGTGACAAATGTCACGGTGATAACGGGGCCGCGCTCGATGATGATTCTCGCCACCAGCGTTAGCCCGACGACGGCGGCAACAATCGGAATTAACCAAACCAGAGAAGGTAGCCAGTTACGCTGACGCTTTAATTTCGGCCGTGGCAGGTCAGGCAGCGAAGGATTTTCTTTTTCTTCAGTCATTGGTTTCTTTCAGTTGATCCTTTGGTGCGGCTTTGGGGGCTGATGAGTGATCTGGATGTTCATTCTGCTGCGCCTCGTCCGGAGGAGGATCTTCCGTACGCGCGTCCCAGATCAAACGAGGATCGAAGGTCAGGGACGCGAGCATCGTCAGTATGACTACCGAGCCAAACGCAGCTACGCCGACCCCTGCGGTAATTCGGGCAAAACCGCTAATCTGAACCAGTCCAGCCAGCAACGATACGACAAAAACATCCAGCATCGACCAGCGCCCGATTGCTTCGACAATACGATAAAGTTTTGCGCGTTGCAAGCGACGCCAGCGGCTTTTCCGTTGCGCCGTCACGGTCAACAAAATCATCGCGCTGAGTTTGAACAAAGGGACCAGAAAGCTGGCGATAAAAACAACGCAGGCAAGCTCCCAATCTCCTGATACCCAGAAATAAATGATGCCGCTGAGGATGGTGTCATGCTGCTCGGTAAATAAGGTCCGGGTAATCATGACCGGCATCAAATTGGCGGGGATGTACATCATGCAAGCGGCGATTAGCAAAGCCCACGTGCGGTTGATACTATCTGGCTTGCGTAGATGCAACCGCGCCTGACAACGGCCGCAGCGCTCCTGCTCGTGTGCCTTAGCTTTATCCCAAACCGTGCCGCAATGATGGCAAGAGATGAGCCCAAGGCTGATCGCGGTCGGGAGCGGAATGCTGGCGGTAGTTTCGTCGGCATCATCTGTGTCTATGTGGTCCACATTGTTTGCGTGGTCGACGCTGGCCCTGCCCGGGCGACCCGTTGGATGGGAAGTCGGGGTCGTGGTACTCACGGTGCGCCTTCGTCGGATGATGCGGCCACTGTCTGCCAAAGATAGCGCGGATCAAAGGAAATGATGGCCGCCAGCAAAATGGTCAACACGCCGAAAGCCCATAATGCAATGCCCGGCAAAACGGTCGCCATGTTGGAGAGTTTGACGATGGCGACCAGAACGCCGAGTAAAAATACTTCGATCATGCCCCACGGACGCAGCGCCTGCATCGTATGTAGCAGCCAG is a genomic window of Glaciimonas sp. PAMC28666 containing:
- a CDS encoding acyltransferase, which encodes MRGLTPLHASSNAALNASNRHSFQSGFIDFLKIIAAQLIVLHHLAFYGPMSDYVRPLAPGFIGWLESYARIAVQVFLVTSGFLAANSLSPKGAPGVVAPLRTVWRRYIRLVPPFLVATGLAVGASALAGMWMTHSSISAMPTLPQLAAHALLLHTVLGYESVSAGAWYVAIDFQLYALLTLLLWFSGKLAAQRNLPWLVPGIIISGVCVSLLYFNRDARWDAWAVYFFGSYGLGIIAWWARDPARPRTAVSLLLLAILVPATGALLLDFRSRIAVALIIACALVLISRCSTRLLQRSTGQRQSRYGWSMFHGWGNISYGIFLVHFPVCLVVNAIFTRFVTTSPLLQAAGMLVAWMASIVAGAAFYRWVQCPLARLSWGLLRRSPVEPNAEQFLQRTLSTLK
- a CDS encoding TAXI family TRAP transporter solute-binding subunit, producing the protein MATQHTASEYKQSVKTIKARFVAISWRDLAISFGPIVLLGLVGIWLAIWLINPAPPKSITITTGPEHSTFWNDAQKYRKILARNGIQLKIVTSEGSLDNLKKLNDPTTGVDIGFVQGGLGENMSTDNLMSLGSVAYVPVSVFYRGDKTIDRLSELKGQRVAIGLQGSGSRVLALTLLKANGIVAGGKTTLLDMGGDEAAKALTDGNIDAAFLMGDSAAPPTMGKLLRTPGIHLVDFAQAGAYARRFTYLNELKIPKGVFDLGRNIPSHDIQLIAPTAELIARDGLHPALSDLLIDALKEVHSGANVLQRANEFPAPLVHEFRISDDATRYYKSGKGFFYRTLPFWLASLVDRTVVILLPLILLLIPAFRLVPMLYGWRIKSRIYRWYGSLIALERGAIAETPEERAEMLRRIDQIEESVNRMKMPLAFADQFYVLREHIGFVRARLANSHGGAME
- a CDS encoding LysR family transcriptional regulator, giving the protein MRSSLPLNALRAFEASARHLNFTRAALELNVTQAAVSQQVRMLEERLGTTLFKRLPRGLGMTDEGRALLPVLTDAFGRIEAVLKQFEGGHFHEVLTVGVVGTFAVGWLMPRLKLFREAHPFVALRLLTNNNLVDLAAEGLDCAIRFGEGGWPATNDVLLLEAPLAALCAPDVAQRLLAPPDLSRETLLRSYRVEEWNSWFEAAELAPWMINGPIFDSSRLMVEAAMQSAGVALAPRRMFVRELQAGLLVCPFDIEIKAGSYWLTWLKSRSMSPAMQLFYKWILKEAADETAIQAVDVDVD
- the ampC gene encoding class C beta-lactamase — encoded protein: MGQHIISRMKILSLLSLFFITSGATADNVDQSSIKAAVDQAIQPLIKQYTIPGMAIAVTVDGKSYFYNYGVASKETQQRITNKTLFEIGSFSKTLTATLVSYAQVNGNLSLSDSASKYFPSLRGSSFDDISLLDLGTHTAGGLPLQVPDNITDTDQLMNYFKQWKPVHAAGTYRKYSNLSIGMLGMIAAKSMNMSFEDALQKTLFPQLGMRHSYITVPRDQMQDYAQGYTAKDVPVRVTPAVLASEAYGVKSDTTDLIRFINANMQMVQLDGKLQRAITDTHTGYFKTGEFTQDLIWEQYTYPVGLKRLLAGNAATFVYDGSQATRLNPPLQPQKEVLINKTGSTNGFSAYAAFVPAKKIGIVILANKAYPVEQRVTAAYQILEQLSIPAGSKK
- a CDS encoding membrane integrity-associated transporter subunit PqiC, which translates into the protein MTFPPTITQSRAHASYRQFVLCSVSAIAAVTVLAGCSVTPTRFYTLAVPSATGTSKSGTAQNIYIEVPPVGVPERLARPQLVVRAQNTRVDILEQDRWSSSFNYELHDALASGLADKLGAVDVTRGGHPSDSPSYRIAVDLREFDAAPGDKVQALFGWTITRSDNGSSASCQLAVTEPVSAGMDALVAGVQRAVADTVNGIVANVGTLASGSPTQCRGS
- a CDS encoding intermembrane transport protein PqiB; the protein is MTEEKENPSLPDLPRPKLKRQRNWLPSLVWLIPIVAAVVGLTLVARIIIERGPVITVTFVTAEGLEAGKTKVKYKDVDIGTVEKITLSRDHSHIIATIQLLKEAKSFTAMDARFWVVRPRVAASGISGLGTLLSGAYIGADAGNSKETKDEFTGLEVQPIVTRDSAGLRYLLHAGDIGSLDIGSPIYYRRIKVGQVAAFDLDNDGKGVTLRIFINAPYQKFVGANTRFWHASGFDMQINSSGFKLRTESLATVVLGGIAMQSPDDDIGTAAKENTAFSLAEDESTAMKPPDGPPQTVLLHFNQSLRGLSPGATVDFRGVELGEVKSIGVEYDDKKREFLMPVLIQIYPERLGRRMIEDEKESPYTQQQRLQYMISHGLRAQLRTGNLLTGQIYVALDFFPKAPPVNIDVTKNPLELPTIPNSLDEIQSQIADIARKLSKVPFDQIGGDLQKTLGTLNRTLTNTEKLTNTLNTDIAPDVSAAMKDLRKTLSAAQQTLSSDAPLQQDIRQTLQELSRSAASLRVLTDYLERHPESLIRGKQEDKK
- a CDS encoding paraquat-inducible protein A translates to MPLPTAISLGLISCHHCGTVWDKAKAHEQERCGRCQARLHLRKPDSINRTWALLIAACMMYIPANLMPVMITRTLFTEQHDTILSGIIYFWVSGDWELACVVFIASFLVPLFKLSAMILLTVTAQRKSRWRRLQRAKLYRIVEAIGRWSMLDVFVVSLLAGLVQISGFARITAGVGVAAFGSVVILTMLASLTFDPRLIWDARTEDPPPDEAQQNEHPDHSSAPKAAPKDQLKETND